One Magnetococcales bacterium genomic window, GAGTGGGTGTTTTCTAAGCAGGGTGCCTGTCGTTGCAGCGGGTTTGCTTCGAAAGGTGGCAGGTCAGGTGTGGTCGAGAGTTTTTCGACGCCATCCATTCACGGCTGAATGTGGGAATTATTGATGGGGGATCAACCTTACCAGCGAAAAGTGATTCGTCCCCAAACCGGAGCTACGCTACGCCGTCGCCACGGAGGGGTGAAAATCCAGGTCTGTGTTAAGCTTCCGGAAGCCCTGGTGGCCCATTTGGACGAGCTGACAGGGAGCCTGCAACAATCCCGATCTGAAGTGATCGGACACTTGATTGAGACCGCTTGGCAGAAGGGGCGGGGGAATAGTTGACGTTTGGTATTGTGGTTGCTTAAATAACCTGGGATTCTAGGTGTTCGAGGTTTAAAAAAAGCCGGTTGGGAGAGATGTGGTGGCGAAGCATGAATTAGTTCAGCGGTTGGGCCAGTTAAAAGACAAACAGCGGCAGCTCAA contains:
- a CDS encoding ribbon-helix-helix protein, CopG family encodes the protein MGDQPYQRKVIRPQTGATLRRRHGGVKIQVCVKLPEALVAHLDELTGSLQQSRSEVIGHLIETAWQKGRGNS